TACTCACAAAACAACGAATTCCCGGAAGAAAGTTACTGATACCAGCCCCTTCCATGGTAAAGCCACCAGTGACACCCATCGCAATAATTCCATGTGGATGATATCCAAAAATATACTTAGGACCAGTCCTAACTCTTTCTTGGATCAtctttggctttttttgaattataTGCAGCCTTGAGAGAACGCTTAGGAGCATTTCAGGCAGTATATAACGTAAAGACGTATCATAAACATATTTCTCAACTGGCTTATTTAAAAATGTCGGTTTCAATTCTACCGTCTTGTGCAAAGTTATgggaaaatatgaagaaagatatCGATAAATGCCGAGGTTCCGTATAAAGCTGGAATACCTTGAAGGTGATCGTCCATTAACGGGTGTACgatcaaataaataaaagaaaactgTGTAGATTATCATGACTGGCCACAATATAGGAAAGcaccaaagaaaaaagtatagAAACGTGAACAAAATAAGTGATGTTGAGTGTACCATCACAACAAGTGTTTCTAAACGACGCTTCCAAGGCACTTTAATTGGCACCCTCACCATATTATTAGGCCTATACTTTGGATATTCATTAGGACTGCACTCATAACTCATGTTATCTTTTAAATTCCTGTATAGAAATTATCCATACATCTGATCAATACTTATGATTTTACAATAAAGACTATCGGACGTAGAATAAAATTAGGCCGtaaacaaaggaaaaatgtGCAAGGTGCTTTACCGGTGTAAGGATGCCAGAAGAAAAGTTCTCGAAAATTTGGATTACTACTCCGGAGGTATGCCGGATTTGATAAGCACAACAGTGAATCATATTAGCAACACATTAAACAAAACAGAATAAGCAAAACACGCATAATAATAAATCGAAGTGTCCTTATAGTTATAGAAAATAATtgagaggaaaaaaacgTTATTCAACTCTATAATGTCGTGCGAGAAACAAATTCGatcatcaatatcttcTAAAAACATAACTGATCAAAAGATATAATTACGgttttgaaataaaaacattatgatgatatttgaatttcaaaaaagacaCAAATATAATACACACATCCGTGTAATGACAAAAGATGGATGCTTTTTTGCAGATATGTATTAACGAAAATCATAAAAAgtattcattattattcttCTGAGTCTTCGATGGATTCATCATTAGAGTATCATCCGGAACtgctgaaaatatttggaaatTAACATCCAAGTGATCATCCACTTTCATAACGCTGGCAACATTACCACATCGATAACAATAATTTGGTGCCGACCAAACTGTCACAACGTCTTTATCTGGAAAATGATACCTAAAACCTTCCATAACTAGTTGATGGGCTCTCGCTATCAACTGCAAATTATTTATGTGATTGAATTCCCTTGCAACCTTGGCACCAAATAGCCAACCGGCTCCTCTCGGTGAGATTGCCCACGTGTCGACATTATCTGGATCAGACCACACTAAATCACAGAATCCTCCTTCATGAGGAACCTCCTGGGCCCGAGAAAGAACACGAATTTGGTCCAGCATGCGGATCTCTGGCGATAATCCTCCATGAATACATAATATCCGGCCATCAATGACTGCACTTAAAGtaagaaaatcaaagaCTTGACAGCAATATTTCCACACCATCGTGGATCCGTATTTTGTTAAACATTCTTCATAGAAACCGTAAACTTGTGTGATCTGTCTTGATTCATGATTACCGCGCACTAGCGTTATATGCTCAGGATACTTCACCTTTagtatcatcatcaaagtaAATGTTTCTAAAGAGAAGTATCCCCGGTCTACATAATCGCCCAGAAACACATAATTAGTACTCATGTTAGAGTCCGATGGGAAACCTCCAGCTATTTTAAAAAGTTCTAAAAGATCGTGAAACTGACCATGAATATCTCCGCAAACAGTGACGGGAGATTTCACTGGCTGAATGTTTGACTCTTCCATAAGAAGATCCTTCACCCTTTCGCAAAGTACCTTCATATCACTTTCTGGAAGGTACTTGCAATTTTTAATGTCCTCAAGCCATTGGTCTGGGTCGCGAGCCATCTTAGATAACGTTCTATTTCAAAAGTCAACAAAAGTTAGTGCAGAATGACACTAAATCGCTATTAAGATCTTTATGGGCCACCGGAAGTTGAAAGAGAGTCACTATTGGTTAGCGATAATCAGAAATATAACGAGAACAGAAGACTTGAAAGAGCTATTGCGGTGACTTGAAGTTGACTTCTAAGAACTTTAGTTTTCCTAAAGGTTTAGATTGATAAGTACACTGAATTTTCTAAAAAGTTTTCTCCCGTACAATTCCTATTTCTGAACCTTTAGAGATCGTGTGCAAAAGAATTCTGCATCAAATTGTTATCAGACAAAGTTAGATCTTATAACGATTTTGGAAAGCTATTTGAATTGTGCAAGGAAAAGAGTActttctcaaaaaaaaaaataaaaaaaagcagaacaTCCTTGCGACGAATTTAACCGACACAGACACAAccaataaaaatttaaatttatttggtGTGCCGACTCCTCGATGAGAGAAACTATTGCTACCCAGCTAGCTGACCTTAACATGACAAGagggtaaaaaaatatatatatatatatatattatgtaaattatttcattacAGGAGGAGTACGCTTAATTTATGGCTGTTCCAATTTAACAGCCGGACATTTAGGAGAATTTCGCATTATGATCTACAAGGCTACATGTTTCGCCCAAATTCCTTTGTCAGAGAACTGGCTGTAATCGGGACTAACCACAAACTATAATGATTTAAAAGCATGGTCTATGTAGAGCATCGCTTGCCTTGATGAGGCAAGAACTTCAAACTAAAAAGTTTTGCAAATAAAAGACAACCCATACGAGTCGATAATACAGACGTCGTACCTTTCATTGGTATCAGAGAGAATCGAGAGTCTTTTCAAGCTCCGAGACAAGGCTTGGTGTCAATTTTTTGAGAAAAGAATCTTGCGAAGAGTTCGGATCAAAATTTGGGACAATCCTCTTGTTTGAAACGACATATTCCATTGGAATACTAAAATGCATTCCACCAGTAATTTTGACACCAAATTTAAGTGTGAGATTCGTCAACTCCTCGTACGATTTTTCTGCGCCATGACCAGAAAAAGTTAATAAGGTTCCCGGCTTTCCACGGAATTCGTTGTATATATGGTCGAACATCACCTTTAAGTGACCGCTATATGAGTGATTATATTCTGGAGTAAGGATCACGTAAGCGTTACATTCCTGTACCGCTTTGGCCCATGATCGAACTATCGGGTTAACATATTGTTCCGGTGAGCTAATTTTCATCGGAACGACAGGATCAATGGGTTCGCTCATCAAATTAATTGGGGACACTGGTGTGTAGACCTTGAGTGTGATATCAGGATATAAACTTTTAACATAGTACTGAACCCATGATGCTATTCCTTCGGTATTTCCGTGTGTTCGGAAGGAACCGACAATAAGGCCAACAATTGCTTTTCCAGCCATAATTATAAACCTTTAACAAAATTGTAAACCGCTTCTTCTACTTATAAAGAATTGTGTTGTATTATTAGTATTTTTTAAGAAagataacaagaagaatatatatcaactcgtttttcttcattttttaagCTGTGTATATGTTTCGTATTTCCGACgattatcattattttttttttcaagacCGATCGACAACTGGCACCTGATTGGAACATTGCCGGAGTTACGAAtatatcttcaaaataaacGGAAGGATAATAGTGAAGgccaaaaatatattttatataCATTCAAACACCAAGGAACGGAGAAGTAGTACAACGAAACCAATGAATGCAATGGTACATACTGCAAATAAATACGTTTCAACACTCTTGTAGGCAACCTTTTTGCTTACTGAACTAGGAAAGGTGATGCCATTTGAATTCCCAATTTAAGCGCCGAAGGattagcaaaaaaaaaaaaagcattacaTAAGACAAGGACGGATCAGGTCAATCAGTCTTATATTCTTATGCTAACAAACTCAATTACGTTTTTTGTGAAACTATAACTCTATAACAGTAAATCCAGCTATAAGGCAGACACATTACAGAATGAAGTTCGTCCGCTACTTTATagctttttcaactttatgCTTATCAACAACACTATCACAGGATTCTTCAGACAAAAGTTCTGAAGAAAACATCATGCCAAAATGCTTTAAACCACAATACGAAATTAGCTCTTCGGGtgacatcaaaaaaatcagTGACTGTCAAACAATTTCGGGCAGTATCAATATTCATGGATATGATAACGAGCTTCTAGAACTTGGTTCAATTAGACAAATTAAGGGAGATCTCAAGATATCTAATGCAAGCCAAGTTATGAGAATAGAAGCCCCTGAATTGGAATCAATTGATGGATCTTTTACACTCAGCACTTTGACTTCGCTTACATCGGCCTCTTTCCCAAAGTTAGAATCAGTGGACACCCTTGAATGGAAAGttcttccaattttaaGTTCGGTCGGTCTGAACAAAGgtattaaaaaaatcaaCTCCATTATAATGTCTGATACTTCACTCACGGGATTTGGAGGCTTTAACGTGGACACACTCAAGACACTCAGAATTGACAATAATAGGTTCTTGGAAAGGATCGAGTCGTCAGTAAAAGAAATAACGGACGAATTAATTATTGCAGCAAATGCTAGGAACTTAGAAGTTGCGTTTCCAGAGTTAGGCTGGGTCAAAGTTGCTATGATCAAGGATACAAAGAACTTAGATCTTGGGGGCTTGCAAGTAGTCCAGTCTTCAGCCGAATTCATTGAGAATAAATTCGATACATTAAGTCTTCCTAAACTTAAATCAATTGGGTCCACTTTGAGTATGATAAACAACAAGAAACTTGAGAATGCCGACTTCAGCTCATTAGTTGAAGTGGGTGGAGGCTTGATGATCATCAAAAACAATAATTTAAAGGAAATCAACTTCTTCCCAGCCTTGAAATCAGTTGGTGGTGCCATTGAATTTGAAGGTGATATTAATGACAGCAGCTTTAAAAGACTCAAGATTGTAAAAGGAAGCGCAATAATGAAATCCTCTTCCAGCTCCTTCGATTGTCAAAAATGGATTGACAAAGAGGTTAGTGACGTTGTTAGGGGTGGGAAAATTGAATGTGGGTCCGGAAACTCAGAATTCACTGAAGTGATTCATATTGATGAGGATGGTGAACGTACTGGAACAAGCACCGGTAGAAATAATGCCAAAACTTCCGACAAAGGAAGAGGTGTACACAATGTGCATGATTCCACAAGTGTTGCAACCCATTCATTTGGTGACACAAGAGGGCTTCTCAGTATATTTGTTGCATGCTTGACAATTATGGCAGctgttgaaatttcaagttAGTTGATCAATTCATACGTGAAACACACATAAGACAAgtgcctttttctttacGCACAGTAAACATCTAATCCAttttaattgctcacattAACTATGaacttaaaaaaatataaataaaagtataTAACAAATAAAACCAGATGCAAGTACATTTCACGATCGGTGATGAATGGGAATTCTAGTGATCATGGACATCTTGATGTAATTTTTAGAGCGTCGTTatctcaaaaaaaaaaaaaaaaaaaacgaagcGAGAAACTTGATCGCACTTACTGCTTATCTGAAATAATTACTTATCAAATGCACAAACAACACATGAAACCATGGTCACAGATTTGCACTGAAAGGAGAATGCTGTATTACGTGTTGCTATGATTTATAGCATAAcaataatttatttacaATTTCGAAGCATACCCTCAACTACAAAACAAGCGCAGAAAAGTTAGCTGAAAATGtcagaagagaaagcagaaaaacaaCGTTTTATTGTTAAAACAAACAAGACGGGCAATGACCATCTTCTTTCGGATCTATTTAAGAAAGGGGATGTGCTAGCTGGCACCAATGAAAGACAGAAAGCAGACAAATCTAATACTTTTTTGGAAGGCTCTTCTCAATGTAAACAAATGGTTACACCTCAAGTTTCGTTGTCGAAGGAAAATCATAATCGGAAGACTTTGGACCCCAGAAAAAGTACAAGTAATGCTAATGATAATTTAGTAGAATTGGGTATTgcgaagaaaagaaagaaaaggcacATCTTTTCTTGCAAAAATTGCCGAAAACTAAAGACAAAGTGTGCTGTTAATCCATTAACCACCTCATGCTATAGATGCGAGCGTCTTCATTTAAATTGCAATTTGggaaaattaaatttgGACTCTAATAAAGAGTGTCATCAATTGGATGGATCTCTGTTGGAAAAGCAATTATTTCAAATACAAAAGaattatgaatatttgaatgaaaaaatagacaAGGTTATAGATACTGTCACGAAACAAGGGCAAAATAGACCAGGAATCTGAATCGGTATCAAGTTTGAGTAGGAGTATTTCAAATAAGTCTGATCTTCATCCTATTCTTCCAAGATACAATGACTTTTCACCCATGAATGTGATGAACCAGATACACTCTAGTTTACCGAGGAAATCCCCAACCCGGTCCGATGCTCTTATGCAGTCGCTAAGCAACTTTTTAAACTTCTACATGGAAAATGAGTCTCTTTGCTTATTACTATCGAaaacatttttggaaaCGGCCCACTATTGGATTATTCCTGGAGGCATAAGCGAGATAGATAGGGAATACGTTTTTCACCATCCTGTAAATGCTTGCGTGTATGTAATGCTGGCCATGGCCTTTGATATGGAGAACAAATATTCTGTTGAGGAAAAATTACTTTATCCGATAGCAAAATCTATCATCACGAATATTCTTGTTTCTGTTCCACGCTCAGATCACGATATAGAGGCTCTTTTGTATGTTGCATTGTATGGTATCACTCGAAGGGGTGGGAGGGCCACAATTAGTCTAGCTGGAGGTAGCAAGAATGACAAGAATTATACTCTGGCGGATGAGATTTTGGTGGATAGCTTTGATGGATGGactatttcatcttcctgTTTTAACCATTGCATTATTTCCCTAGATCTGAAAAGCATATACGAAAGGGCTTCCAATGGATTTTTtactgatgatgatatatttcatttgCGCATTTTTAATGCATCCTGCTGCAGTCATTACCAATGTGCAATTGGTTATGGTAGACCAACCGTGATCAATGCGTCGTATGTTCATTTGCACAAATTAATCTTGCAGTATCCAAATGCTACAATAGGAGATGCAATAAAGGTAGCAGAGCTTGAACTGTATTGGACACTATGTGttgatattgataaaattATGAGTGGCTGTGCGATTTCTATTGACCCACATACAGgtaaaaatgatgaaaaaggtGCACACACATATCTTTTCGATGATTTAGAGGAGTGGTACCATAATTGGGGTAAAATCATGTCGAAGGACGTCACACATGGATTACAGTTATCGTACTACTTTGCACATGTTGTTTTGGCTCTTCAGCTTATGAAATATCATGGAGACGGaagcagaaataaaagtaaaggAGGGAAAAACGAATCCTTGAAAAATTCCGCTCGAGATGTATCTGTAGCCCGCGAGCAGGCATGCAAGTATTCTTTCTGCATTATTAAGCTATTTTTAAGTTTACCAAAGGATTCTATAAAAGGATCCCCTCTATTCTTGTTCTGCGAGATAGTGTATGCGTGTGTCAGCTTGTTTGATTTTCGGGAGAGTATGAAcatgaaaaagcagaaagcaTCTCTTAGCGCTATCTCCAAAGTGTACTGGCACCTAAATAAGGCCGGAGAAGGGATTAATGTTGCGACCGAGAGTATAGCCGGGTTAGTCCGGAAATTGGTTGAGCTGGCAAATAATCATGAAAAGCTCAAGTATGAGGAAGCAGCCAGCTTTGTTGGAAGTGGATCAATTACAGAGACGTACATTAGAAAGAGACacataaaaagaagagataGTCAGCAACAGAGACATTTATCGGTGGAAGATCTTCCTGCCTTAGTAAGGGAAAAACGTCGGAGGTCATCGTTACACTTTGAAGGTACAAAAAAGGGTCTGCAATTAAAGCAATGCGATACTGACAGTTCATTGGACCGAAATGGTGCATTACAAAATGTAAGATCTGCAAATGTGTCTCCAAAGTATGGAAAGACAAGACCGCTTGATTCTATGCTGTTAGAAGAGCAACCAGAATCCGGCGATGCTGACGTTCTGGCAGGGGATAATGATATTATAATTCCGGATGTGACCAACTTCAGGAgctttgaagaattttTTTATGATATCTTTAACGAGCATACAAGTGACATAtgaagaaataagaaatggGGCAGTGTAAGAGagcaagaaagagaaaacaataggaatttttttggtgagTTTGACGCATATTAAATGCCTAACGCAGACAGGGCTTTTCTGCACACGGTAATGTACAGATTTACAGCACACAAATTTTTGGATGACAACTTCCAGATTGCAATACAAGACGGGCGGCGTAAATGTGTGCATTGGAgggctgaaaaaaaaaaaaaaaaacttatTTACAGACAATAAATTAATAAATgcatagaaaaaaaataaaatagaagcaGGGCGGCCAAATCCGTGATTACAAACATTCATGTATACACAGGGGGAGATTTAAAACCGGCTATTATTGCTTAGCGCTGTGTCTAAAAGTCAGAAGCAGCGTAACTGGACCAATGCGGAATCCGAACAATCAGCGTATCTTGGCGTTAATCCacgccaaaaaaaaagcggcTCTAGGctctttgaatattgtatgcaaatattattgGACGGTGGGTGTCCTATATCGAAATCAAACGTGTAGTGACCCAAAGTGGTTGACCGCTTGGCTTCAAAAAGTTCCCTAATTGGTCGAGCATATGTTATTTAATTGATTTGCCCTCAGATCGACGGACAAAGCCATGCATAATTCATTTCAGACTTGAAATACTCGCGTTCTTccttgcttttctttttttcctgtcAGTGTGTGCGTGCGTGAGTCTGTGCGTAAACGGGATTTTGTATCTAGTGCTTGTTTCGctagtaaaaaaaattcctgTGGgtatatataattattcTTGAATTGTAATTGAATATCGCAACATCCATCGCTATCCCACCGTTTCAGGTCTATGAAGATCTTGGGTGTGCCTTTGATTTCAGCTCATCTACAATCTTTATTGCCCCAACTTTGCGTATATTAGAAATTTCGATTATGCGCTCCAGTGGGGACGTGAGTACACCAAGCTTTTCGATTAGAATGGATAATCAACATCCCAAAACTGAACCAGGAATTCAGGGCACTTTCACGGGCTACCAAACGGATTACGGTGGGGCATACTTGGCAATACACGGCGTAGCTCGCGAGTATCCAGCGGATGAGCACTCGCCACAGGATAATCAGCAAATCACCTCACACCAAACCTATTGCTCACCTTCTAATATTTCCGCATCCCCAATTTTTCCACGGCGCACTTGCCCACGGTCTACACAGTGGGTTGATCCGGGCCTTGGGCCCACACCGCAGCCCATGACACAGGGGCAGACTTTGGCGGTTGAAGCAGTCGCGTCGAACGACCCGCAGAGGACTCAGATGCCGATTTTGGACCCGGGTCGCGTTCATCACCCACAACTTGATGATTTGGCTTCCGGATTTGTGCAAAATAGGACTACAAGACTTAACGGGCAGCCGCCTGAAATGGAATGCCCCTCAGGGGCCACTTCACAAGGCCAATCTTTCCAGGTTGCCGGTCAGTACCAATTCAGTTGCCAGGCGTTAGAACAGGCTCCTATCAGCTACCAGCAAAACCAGAGTGGCCAGGAATACCGTGATTCATCACAGCAGTCACGGCAGAAGTACATGGCAGCAGATGATGCTccattgaaaaagagacaGGCTACATGTTCACGCTTTGACTGGAATGCCTCTTTACAAATGGGGAGCAGCAAGTCCATGCAACCAGATTCAGCAATTGTTCCTTCTGCTCCCAACATGCTGTCTCAGGGCCCAGGTGGCTATCAAattaaggaagaaaagtgCCTGGGTTCGCGGCTGGCTGCGTCTCCTAGCaatatttccaaatttgTAAACACTGGTGGTAGCGCTTTGAATAGAACAAGCGTGTACGGTACAACAGAAGACCAGAGTAGGCCCCTGACGGGAGGGACCCAACTAAGTGTACTAAATGCATGCTGTGAGCGTAAAAATGACAGCTCATATCTTGTCTATATGGCCGAGGAAAAGGCCAAATCCGAGAGCATTGAGAGTCTTGCCGATGCAATCAAGAAGGAGAACGCCAACATGAAAGACTTATCAAAGCCGGAAAATTGCAATCTAAATTCAAGGCAGATAAGGCATTTGGCGACCAAGGTTAAGAAGCAGCATCAGCTATTCGCCATGGTGGTTCTTTTTCGCTCGGTcaagatcaagaaaacagCTGTCTGCCCCCGTAATAGAGTGTACAACAAGTATATCATGGTTTGCCACCAGTTTGATATAAATCCAATGTGTAACGCTTCATTTGGAAAGCTTGTGCGAATGTGCTTTCCAAATGTCACCACTCGAAGATTAGGCATTCGTGGCACGAGCAGATATCATTATTGCGGGCTTGAGCTGAAGGATGAAAGCGAAAATGATTATTTCGATTCGATGGATTTTGTTGAGGGCAAACTTCGGGTATCCCAGTCCTTTAATGAGAATGTGCATGGCTTAATAAGCAAAAGTACCTCCGGCGAAATTTGTGATTTGAGCTTTGATCTAAACGTTCTAGGCCGTCTAACGAATTGTTCTCCACCTTTTGAGTTGTCTGTAGATGAACTTGTGCAAGAATTTGCAGGTGAAAAATCAGAAGATGAGGTCAACTTGTTCCGAGAGTTCGCTCAGGTGTACGTTAAATTCTGCCTTTCTACATTTAAACATTTGAGATTCATTCAAATGAAGTCTTTATTTGATGAGCTTTCGCACTTTGACCTCAATAATAAGGTGAGCGCCAAGTGTTTTGCCTATATAGACAATCCGACCCATCACAAAATGGTTACATCATTTGTTGCACGatgtgatgatgatttatACGCCCATAGTATCATGCTACTGTCAAAGACAGTTTTTCAGGACGTTCCTCTAGCAGtcagaaaacaaatatttaagCTGGACTcaaatttgataatttgcgtggagaaaatgaagatttTGCCATGTATTAAATTACAGAAGTTGGCATCaattaaaatttttgttgGCTTGATTTCTTCACTAGTTCGAGTGATAAACAACGCATCCAAGCTGAGCTTATCCATGTCAGATCCTTCTGTTAGAGTCGATATGTTTAAGGAGTGGAAATccttaaataaaaaaagagtcATCACTCGAGAACCACTATTATCAGACAAACTAAAGGAAAGAATGtcctcatttttttgcaacGATGTCACGTATTCCTTTAAAGAATTACAGCTCTTGAATTTACCGTCTGAAAATTCCAAAGCGGTTAGAACATACGTTATTAGGAATTTAAGTAGCCTTTTATTTAGGTCGCTTTGCAATTTTGAGGATACCGATCCTAAAGAGTATCTTCTTTGTGCAAGTGGATCCATCACATCAATAATGAGAGCACTATTTTACAAAGCTGGAAACAACATGCAGAGTTCTGATATTCATGTTTCCGAATGGTGGGATATAAATTGTTGGGCTACCGAGTTCTTGAACTTTATTGGGCTGCTCGGTGGCtatctaaaaaaaaatgataagcTATGTAAAGATATTGATATCTTATCTTTGCAACGCTGAAATTGGTGAACATAAATGAAACAAGTGCatactacttttttttttccatggCCTTTTACTctattttgtttgttttcaatAGTATCATTTATGGACTTAGATTATGGGGAAAATATAGGCCCATACAATTTGGACTGGGGAAAGGATATAGACCACACAGTAAAACTGGATTAGAGATCATCACATACCACGGTTATCCATGTAGTAATGAACTATCAAATAAACGATAACTGATTTAATGAGCCATTCGCAGTTTCACTGTATAATTGCTTATACTTAGACATGCATGGCTTAATCTTTGAGACAAGCATATGACTACTGGCAGGATCAACCAGGTAACTATTACTAAAGAGCACCGAAtgttattttattcttccaTAATGGGAATTTttaggaagaagaaaaaaaaggtgaaggGATACATCAAATTTTAGTTTTTAGTACAAGACAAAAATTGATACCATAAAGTTGTATATTAATATATGGTAACATTATACTTATATAAAATAGTAATTCTCTGGTttttataaaaaagcagaaaccAAGACTTTTAGAATGCAAACCTCGGAAGAGTTCCGGAAACAGCTGGCAAACGTATCCCACTCAATTAC
This portion of the Brettanomyces bruxellensis chromosome 1, complete sequence genome encodes:
- the SIT4 gene encoding sporulation-induced protein — protein: MARDPDQWLEDIKNCKYLPESDMKVLCERVKDLLMEESNIQPVKSPVTVCGDIHGQFHDLLELFKIAGGFPSDSNMSTNYVFLGDYVDRGYFSLETFTLMMILKVKYPEHITLVRGNHESRQITQVYGFYEECLTKYGSTMVWKYCCQVFDFLTLSAVIDGRILCIHGGLSPEIRMLDQIRVLSRAQEVPHEGGFCDLVWSDPDNVDTWAISPRGAGWLFGAKVAREFNHINNLQLIARAHQLVMEGFRYHFPDKDVVTVWSAPNYCYRCGNVASVMKVDDHLDVNFQIFSAVPDDTLMMNPSKTQKNNNEYFL
- a CDS encoding uncharacterized protein (SECRETED:SignalP(1-20)); the protein is MKFVRYFIAFSTLCLSTTLSQDSSDKSSEENIMPKCFKPQYEISSSGDIKKISDCQTISGSINIHGYDNELLELGSIRQIKGDLKISNASQVMRIEAPELESIDGSFTLSTLTSLTSASFPKLESVDTLEWKVLPILSSVGLNKGIKKINSIIMSDTSLTGFGGFNVDTLKTLRIDNNRFLERIESSVKEITDELIIAANARNLEVAFPELGWVKVAMIKDTKNLDLGGLQVVQSSAEFIENKFDTLSLPKLKSIGSTLSMINNKKLENADFSSLVEVGGGLMIIKNNNLKEINFFPALKSVGGAIEFEGDINDSSFKRLKIVKGSAIMKSSSSSFDCQKWIDKEVSDVVRGGKIECGSGNSEFTEVIHIDEDGERTGTSTGRNNAKTSDKGRGVHNVHDSTSVATHSFGDTRGLLSIFVACLTIMAAVEISS